From Ptiloglossa arizonensis isolate GNS036 chromosome 14, iyPtiAriz1_principal, whole genome shotgun sequence, the proteins below share one genomic window:
- the Mon2 gene encoding mon2 homolog, regulator of endosome-to-Golgi trafficking isoform X3 has product MASVNVGANPENNSKFLESLQADFKSLASETKKKYPQIKESCEEGITKIRTASNTSGAPIYYIVNQILYPLVQGCESKDVKIIKFCLSIMQRLITQQAVDQKGARYITDTLWMLMETGTEEVKVLQTVTLLLTSNTIVHGETLARNLVLCFRLHFTKDCTTINTAGATVRQLVSLVFERVVAEDEQSPNNEDFDEINLEELKIPTNQAPKRLGPCAADAYLMFQDLVQLVNADQPYWLIGITEMTRTFGLELLESVLTNFSSVFYKHPEFSFLLKERVCALVIKLFSPNIKYRNSVPASLQQATPLDKPYFPISMRLLRVVSILIQKYHSLLVTECEIFLSLIVKFLDPDKPTWQRALALEVLHKMTVQADLLTNFCECYDLKPHATNILQDIVNSLGAYVHSLFVNPQMMNQTNMATSTTVPPNTASPLFTGMPIGPGVSPQPGFYSRGIWLPVVATFTSGQAKSTYLDMLDKVEPPQIPVGYGISIAYACLLDIIRSISFAINGSGEVVTGNQSYKPSESERKLHIQLVNSSWCGLLAALSPLIDASTDESATENVLKAIQTFASLCGQLELQTPRDAFITAICKASLPPHYALTVLYNAPQGIPSARQQDSAQYNLTIGEPDYRQQVVAVGTPLPTASLPVGAHQGPVMLTAKNLQCMRALLSLAHCHGSILGGAWHLVLTTLQHLVWILGLKPSTGGSLKAGRTAADPNAVLTNAVMADLPVLSAMLSRLFESSQHLDDVALHHLIDALCKLSHEAMELAYSNREPSLFAVAKLLETGLVNLPRVEVLWRPLTNHLLEVCQHPHIRMREWGVEAITYLVKMALQHKYPQPLRDNQKLQTLLLGPLSELSSVRHGDVRQRQLECVLQVLHGAGETLYHGWPLVLGIIGAVSDHHGEALVRIAFQCLQLVVTDFLPVMPWRCLPLCVDTAAKFGSQTQELNISLTAVGLMWNISDYFYQNQEKLCISLKGDSSSVFPDFPGTTNMPAFDKLWMCLYARLGDLCVDPRPAVRKSASQTLFSTISAHGSLLHQPTWQAVLWQVLFPLLDKVRSLSNSASSEKVDTSGNILIHHSRNTAQKQWAETQVLTLSGVGRVFNTKRQLLQMLGDFPRAWSLLLEFIENSALSKNNEVSLAALKSFQEILYLQKGSDNNEVIQSNDTEALWIVAWRVWLNIGMESTTPPQEGETEPYIPSQAFLTALVHIFPAVFQHIRNKFTGLDLQKLCIVLKNAVAVPVHGESAPFILPTMPDVVLTHLQDGVLHSMELLQKEALNGPDNLRTMIVLIFLQLLSFSKLACEAPTYGKIPTKHISQADWVIMNYVPFGEKALSMVVSLYQKTAHEMAVIDGQVLKHIIEALHVPLSIKYTCPSPTTWKLAVTSLLAVLHTGLPLARKYPEQFQSMWPELANTLDDFLFPKSVLNVERGVEEIQADEAVDCQVMELLRDEVLPHSQHIPHQFILRVVMLLNKGSIHSATTTNIENGNETKLREEFAKTCFETLLQFSLLDGLNNESEHDTSKNPENDEGGVAGRLAVTALLHRFQEVLRRYIENERRSGKCPLPRYRLSEISFVLKAVATLVVSLKKAPPNKVEKSVWEQLIGLYPCLVECTIATASGQVSRSLREALLQYHDLLRPPIHSSTTSNGV; this is encoded by the exons ATGGCGAGCGTAAATGTCGGAGCTAACCcggaaaataattccaaatttTTGGAGTCATTACAAGCTGATTTTAAGTCTCTCGCTtctgaaacgaagaagaaatatcCACAAATTAAAGAA TCGTGTGAGGAAGGAATTACAAAAATAAGAACAGCTTCCAATACTTCAGGTGCTCCTATTTATTACATTGTTAATCAAATCTTATATCCTTTGGTTCAAGGCTGTGAGAGTAAAGatgtaaaaattattaag TTTTGTTTAAGTATAATGCAAAGGTTAATTACGCAACAAGCTGTTGATCAAAAAGGTGCCCGTTATATTACGGACACCCTCTGGATGTTGATGGAAACAGGAACAGAAGAAGTTAAAGTTCTACAAACTGTAACTTTGTTACTTACAAGTAATACTATTGTTCATGGTGAAACACTTGCAAGG aATTTGGTTCTTTGCTTTCGTTTACACTTTACAAAAGATTGTACAACAATCAATACAGCAGGAGCCACAGTGAGACAACTAGTGTCATTGGTGTTTGAGCGTGTTGTTGCAGAAGATGAACAAAGCCCCAATaatgaagattttgatgaaataaatttagaggaactaaaaattccaACCAATCAGGCCCCCAAACGTTTAGGACCATGTGCTGCTGATGCATACTTAATGTTTCAG GATTTAGTGCAATTAGTGAATGCAGATCAACCTTATTGGTTAATTGGCATTACTGAAATGACACGTACATTTGGATTGGAATTGCTAGAGTCTgttctaacaaatttttcatcagTATTTTATAAG catccAGAATTTAGCTTCTTGCTAAAGGAGAGGGTTTGTGCCCTTGTAATTAAGCTATTTTCACCTAATATCAAATATCGTAATTCCGTTCCGGCATCGTTACAACAAGCCACGCCTCTGGATAAGCCTTACTTTCCTATTAGCATGAGACTTCTCAGAGTCGTTTCTATTCTAATACAAAAGTATCATTCTCTTTTG GTGACagaatgtgaaatatttttatctttaattGTTAAATTTTTGGATCCTGATAAGCCAACTTGGCAGAGAGCTTTAGCATTGGAGGTTTTACATAAAATGACAGTCCAAGCTGATCTCCTTACAAATTTTTGTGAATGTTATGATTTAAAACCTCATGCAACTAATATTTTACAAGACATTGTCAATAGTTTGGGGGCGTATGTACATAGTCTTTTTGTTAATCCTCAAATGATGAATCAAACCAATATGG CAACAAGTACAACAGTACCACCGAATACTGCTTCTCCATTATTCACGGGAATGCCAATAGGCCCTGGTGTCTCACCCCAACCTGGTTTTTACTCGCGTGGTATTTGGCTGCCAGTAGTTGCGACATTCACAAGTGGTCAAGCTAAATCTACGTA TTTGGACATGCTGGATAAAGTTGAGCCACCACAGATACCAGTTGGCTATGGAATTAGTATAGCTTATGCATGTTTATtggacattatacgttctatctCTTTTGCCATTAATGGTTCTGGTGAAGTTGTAACCGGAAATCAATCTTATAAACCGAGCGAATCTGAACGAAAACTCCATATCCAACTCGTTAATTCCAGCTGGTGCGGGTTGTTAGCAGCATTGAGTCCTCTTATAGATGCCAG CACGGATGAATCTGCAACGGAAAATGTATTAAAAGCAATCCAAACTTTTGCATCTTTATGTGGACAACTGGAGCTACAAACTCCACGTGACGCATTCATTACTGCAATTTGTAAAGCTTCATTGCCTCCTCACTATGCGTTGACCGTTTTGTACAATGCTCCCCAAGGTATACCAAGCGCAAGGCAACAAGATTCCGCTCAATATAACTTGACTATTGGAGAACCGGATTATCGGCAACAGGTCGTAGCTGTTGGTACTCCATTACCTACTGCATCTTTACCAGTTG gCGCGCACCAAGGTCCTGTTATGTTAACAGCAAAGAATTTGCAGTGCATGCGTGCGTTACTTTCGCTCGCACATTGTCATGGAAGCATACTCGGTGGTGCGTGGCACTTGGTACTTACAACATTGCAACATCTTGTCTGGATACTTGGTTTAAAACCTTCTACAGGAGGATCTTTGAAAGCTGGTAGAACTGCTGCTGATCCCAACGCAGTACTAACAAATGCAGTTATGGCAGATCTACCCGTACTTAGTGCCATGCTTAGTAGATTATTTGAAAGTAGCCAACATTTAGATGATGTAGCTTTACATCATCTTATAGATGCACTTTGTAAACTAAGTCATGAAGCCATGGAGTTGGCTTATTCTAACAGG GAACCATCACTGTTTGCTGTTGCGAAACTACTGGAAACTGGTTTGGTAAATTTACCCCGGGTAGAAGTTTTATGGAGGCCATTAACGAATCATTTACTAGAAGTTTGTCAACATCCACATATTCGTATGAGAGAATGGGGAGTGGAAGCTATTACATACCTTGTGAAAATGGCACTTCAGCATAAATATCCTCAGCCTTTACGCGATAATCAA AAGTTGCAGACTTTACTTCTAGGACCATTATCGGAATTATCATCGGTACGTCATGGTGATGTAAGACAACGTCAATTGGAGTGTGTTTTACAAGTATTACATGGTGCAGGAGAGACATTATATCATGGCTGGCCGTTGGTACTCGGTATCATCGGAGCAGTATCAGATCATCATGG AGAAGCTTTAGTTAGAATAGCCTTCCAATGCTTACAATTGGTAGTAACCGATTTCCTACCAGTGATGCCTTGGCGGTGTCTTCCACTTTGTGTAGACACAGCTGCCAAGTTTGGTTCACAAACGCAAGAATTAAATATCTCACTTACTGCTGTTGGATTAATG TGGAATATAAgtgattatttttatcaaaatcaaGAAAAACTCTGTATTTCCCTAAAAGGAGACTCATCATCCGTATTTCCGGATTTTCCTGGTACAACAAACATGCCAGCGTTTGATAAACTTTGGATGTGCCTATATGCGAGATTAG GAGACTTATGCGTGGATCCCCGACCTGCAGTGCGCAAATCAGCCAGTCAAACTTTATTTTCTACTATATCTGCTCACGGTAGTTTGTTGCATCAACCAACATGGCAAGCTGTGCTCTGGCAGGTTCTTTTTCCATTATTAGATAAAGTGAGGAGTTTATCTAATTCCGCTAGTAGCGAAAAGGTCGACACCAGTGGAAACATACTTATTCATCACAGCAGGAATACAGCACAGAAGCAATGGGCTGAAACACAG GTGTTGACATTGAGTGGTGTAGGAAGAGTATTTAACACAAAACGTCAACTTTTACAAATGTTGGGAGATTTTCCTAGAGCTTGGTCTCTTTTATTAGAATTTATAGAAAATTCAGCACTCAGTAAAAATAACGAG GTATCATTGGCAGCTTTAAAATCATTTCAAGAGATCTTGTATCTCCAAAAAGGAAGTGATAATAATGAAGTTATTCAATCAAATGATACTGAAGCATTGTGGATCGTTGCATGGCGAGTATGGCTTAATATCGGAATGGAAAGTACAACACCACCTCAAGAAGGCGAAACAGAACCGTACAtaccttcgcaagcatttctaaCAGCGTTGGTCCATATATTCCCAGCTGTTTTTCAACACATCAGAAACAA ATTTACCGGTTTGGATTTACAAAAACTTTGCATTGTGCTAAAAAATGCAGTCGCGGTTCCGGTACACGGTGAGTCAGCACCGTTTATCTTACCTACAATGCCAGATGTCGTTCTTACTCATTTACAGGATGGTGTGCTTCATTCCATGGAACTTTTGCAAAag GAAGCACTAAATGGGCCTGATAATCTGCGAACAATGATCGTTCTAATATTTCTCCAGCTCTTAAGTTTTTCAAAATTGGCTTGTGAAGCACCTACGTATGGTAAAATACCAACAAAACACATTTCCCAG GCTGATTGGGTGATCATGAATTATGTTCCTTTTGGAGAAAAAGCCTTATCAATGGTCGTATCGCTGTATCAAAAAACAGCGCATGAAATGGCAGTGATAGATGGACAAGTTCTAAAGCACATTATAGAAGCGTTGCACGTGCCTTTGTCAATAAAGTATACATGTCCGTCACCAACAACGTGGAAATTGGCTGTTACTAGTCTGCTTGCTGTTCTACATACTGGTTTGCCCCTAGCCAGAAAATATCCAGAACAATTTCAAAGTATGTGGCCGGAACTGGCAAATACTCTAGATGACTTTTTATTTCCAAAGag CGTACTGAATGTGGAACGAGGTGTCGAAGAAATTCAAGCGGATGAAGCTGTAGATTGTCAAGTGATGGAACTTCTACGTGATGAAGTTTTACCACATTCTCAACATATACCTCATCAATTTATCTTACGAGTAGTAATGCTTTTAAACAAAGGTTCCATACattcagcaacaacaacaaataTTG AGAATGGTAATGAAACTAAATTAAGAGAAGAATTCGCAAAAACATGTTTTGAAACATTGCTACAATTTTCTCTTTTGGATGGGTTAAATAACGAATCAGAGCACGATACGTCTAAAAATCCTGAAAACGATGAAGGAGGCGTAGCAGGACGATTAGCAGTCACTGCCCTCCTTCATAGGTTCCAAGAAGTTTTACGGCGATATATAGAAAATGAAAGGCGAAGTGGAAAATGTCCATTACCTAG GTACAGATTATCTGAAATTTCATTTGTTTTGAAAGCTGTTGCAACACTTGTAGTATCGCTAAAAAAAGCGCCTCCAAATAAAG ttGAAAAGTCAGTATGGGAGCAGTTAATCGGATTATATCCTTGTTTAGTAGAGTGTACAATTGCTACAGCATCAGGCCAAGTTTCAAGATCATTACGAGAGGCCTTGCTGCAATACCATGATCTATTAAGGCCACCGATTCACAGTTCCACAACATCAAACGGTGTTTGA
- the Mon2 gene encoding mon2 homolog, regulator of endosome-to-Golgi trafficking isoform X1: protein MASVNVGANPENNSKFLESLQADFKSLASETKKKYPQIKESCEEGITKIRTASNTSGAPIYYIVNQILYPLVQGCESKDVKIIKFCLSIMQRLITQQAVDQKGARYITDTLWMLMETGTEEVKVLQTVTLLLTSNTIVHGETLARNLVLCFRLHFTKDCTTINTAGATVRQLVSLVFERVVAEDEQSPNNEDFDEINLEELKIPTNQAPKRLGPCAADAYLMFQDLVQLVNADQPYWLIGITEMTRTFGLELLESVLTNFSSVFYKHPEFSFLLKERVCALVIKLFSPNIKYRNSVPASLQQATPLDKPYFPISMRLLRVVSILIQKYHSLLVTECEIFLSLIVKFLDPDKPTWQRALALEVLHKMTVQADLLTNFCECYDLKPHATNILQDIVNSLGAYVHSLFVNPQMMNQTNMATSTTVPPNTASPLFTGMPIGPGVSPQPGFYSRGIWLPVVATFTSGQAKSTYLDMLDKVEPPQIPVGYGISIAYACLLDIIRSISFAINGSGEVVTGNQSYKPSESERKLHIQLVNSSWCGLLAALSPLIDASTDESATENVLKAIQTFASLCGQLELQTPRDAFITAICKASLPPHYALTVLYNAPQGIPSARQQDSAQYNLTIGEPDYRQQVVAVGTPLPTASLPVGAHQGPVMLTAKNLQCMRALLSLAHCHGSILGGAWHLVLTTLQHLVWILGLKPSTGGSLKAGRTAADPNAVLTNAVMADLPVLSAMLSRLFESSQHLDDVALHHLIDALCKLSHEAMELAYSNREPSLFAVAKLLETGLVNLPRVEVLWRPLTNHLLEVCQHPHIRMREWGVEAITYLVKMALQHKYPQPLRDNQKLQTLLLGPLSELSSVRHGDVRQRQLECVLQVLHGAGETLYHGWPLVLGIIGAVSDHHGEALVRIAFQCLQLVVTDFLPVMPWRCLPLCVDTAAKFGSQTQELNISLTAVGLMWNISDYFYQNQEKLCISLKGDSSSVFPDFPGTTNMPAFDKLWMCLYARLGDLCVDPRPAVRKSASQTLFSTISAHGSLLHQPTWQAVLWQVLFPLLDKVRSLSNSASSEKVDTSGNILIHHSRNTAQKQWAETQVLTLSGVGRVFNTKRQLLQMLGDFPRAWSLLLEFIENSALSKNNEVSLAALKSFQEILYLQKGSDNNEVIQSNDTEALWIVAWRVWLNIGMESTTPPQEGETEPYIPSQAFLTALVHIFPAVFQHIRNKFTGLDLQKLCIVLKNAVAVPVHGESAPFILPTMPDVVLTHLQDGVLHSMELLQKEALNGPDNLRTMIVLIFLQLLSFSKLACEAPTYGKIPTKHISQVRGVSADWVIMNYVPFGEKALSMVVSLYQKTAHEMAVIDGQVLKHIIEALHVPLSIKYTCPSPTTWKLAVTSLLAVLHTGLPLARKYPEQFQSMWPELANTLDDFLFPKSVLNVERGVEEIQADEAVDCQVMELLRDEVLPHSQHIPHQFILRVVMLLNKGSIHSATTTNIENGNETKLREEFAKTCFETLLQFSLLDGLNNESEHDTSKNPENDEGGVAGRLAVTALLHRFQEVLRRYIENERRSGKCPLPRYRLSEISFVLKAVATLVVSLKKAPPNKVEKSVWEQLIGLYPCLVECTIATASGQVSRSLREALLQYHDLLRPPIHSSTTSNGV, encoded by the exons ATGGCGAGCGTAAATGTCGGAGCTAACCcggaaaataattccaaatttTTGGAGTCATTACAAGCTGATTTTAAGTCTCTCGCTtctgaaacgaagaagaaatatcCACAAATTAAAGAA TCGTGTGAGGAAGGAATTACAAAAATAAGAACAGCTTCCAATACTTCAGGTGCTCCTATTTATTACATTGTTAATCAAATCTTATATCCTTTGGTTCAAGGCTGTGAGAGTAAAGatgtaaaaattattaag TTTTGTTTAAGTATAATGCAAAGGTTAATTACGCAACAAGCTGTTGATCAAAAAGGTGCCCGTTATATTACGGACACCCTCTGGATGTTGATGGAAACAGGAACAGAAGAAGTTAAAGTTCTACAAACTGTAACTTTGTTACTTACAAGTAATACTATTGTTCATGGTGAAACACTTGCAAGG aATTTGGTTCTTTGCTTTCGTTTACACTTTACAAAAGATTGTACAACAATCAATACAGCAGGAGCCACAGTGAGACAACTAGTGTCATTGGTGTTTGAGCGTGTTGTTGCAGAAGATGAACAAAGCCCCAATaatgaagattttgatgaaataaatttagaggaactaaaaattccaACCAATCAGGCCCCCAAACGTTTAGGACCATGTGCTGCTGATGCATACTTAATGTTTCAG GATTTAGTGCAATTAGTGAATGCAGATCAACCTTATTGGTTAATTGGCATTACTGAAATGACACGTACATTTGGATTGGAATTGCTAGAGTCTgttctaacaaatttttcatcagTATTTTATAAG catccAGAATTTAGCTTCTTGCTAAAGGAGAGGGTTTGTGCCCTTGTAATTAAGCTATTTTCACCTAATATCAAATATCGTAATTCCGTTCCGGCATCGTTACAACAAGCCACGCCTCTGGATAAGCCTTACTTTCCTATTAGCATGAGACTTCTCAGAGTCGTTTCTATTCTAATACAAAAGTATCATTCTCTTTTG GTGACagaatgtgaaatatttttatctttaattGTTAAATTTTTGGATCCTGATAAGCCAACTTGGCAGAGAGCTTTAGCATTGGAGGTTTTACATAAAATGACAGTCCAAGCTGATCTCCTTACAAATTTTTGTGAATGTTATGATTTAAAACCTCATGCAACTAATATTTTACAAGACATTGTCAATAGTTTGGGGGCGTATGTACATAGTCTTTTTGTTAATCCTCAAATGATGAATCAAACCAATATGG CAACAAGTACAACAGTACCACCGAATACTGCTTCTCCATTATTCACGGGAATGCCAATAGGCCCTGGTGTCTCACCCCAACCTGGTTTTTACTCGCGTGGTATTTGGCTGCCAGTAGTTGCGACATTCACAAGTGGTCAAGCTAAATCTACGTA TTTGGACATGCTGGATAAAGTTGAGCCACCACAGATACCAGTTGGCTATGGAATTAGTATAGCTTATGCATGTTTATtggacattatacgttctatctCTTTTGCCATTAATGGTTCTGGTGAAGTTGTAACCGGAAATCAATCTTATAAACCGAGCGAATCTGAACGAAAACTCCATATCCAACTCGTTAATTCCAGCTGGTGCGGGTTGTTAGCAGCATTGAGTCCTCTTATAGATGCCAG CACGGATGAATCTGCAACGGAAAATGTATTAAAAGCAATCCAAACTTTTGCATCTTTATGTGGACAACTGGAGCTACAAACTCCACGTGACGCATTCATTACTGCAATTTGTAAAGCTTCATTGCCTCCTCACTATGCGTTGACCGTTTTGTACAATGCTCCCCAAGGTATACCAAGCGCAAGGCAACAAGATTCCGCTCAATATAACTTGACTATTGGAGAACCGGATTATCGGCAACAGGTCGTAGCTGTTGGTACTCCATTACCTACTGCATCTTTACCAGTTG gCGCGCACCAAGGTCCTGTTATGTTAACAGCAAAGAATTTGCAGTGCATGCGTGCGTTACTTTCGCTCGCACATTGTCATGGAAGCATACTCGGTGGTGCGTGGCACTTGGTACTTACAACATTGCAACATCTTGTCTGGATACTTGGTTTAAAACCTTCTACAGGAGGATCTTTGAAAGCTGGTAGAACTGCTGCTGATCCCAACGCAGTACTAACAAATGCAGTTATGGCAGATCTACCCGTACTTAGTGCCATGCTTAGTAGATTATTTGAAAGTAGCCAACATTTAGATGATGTAGCTTTACATCATCTTATAGATGCACTTTGTAAACTAAGTCATGAAGCCATGGAGTTGGCTTATTCTAACAGG GAACCATCACTGTTTGCTGTTGCGAAACTACTGGAAACTGGTTTGGTAAATTTACCCCGGGTAGAAGTTTTATGGAGGCCATTAACGAATCATTTACTAGAAGTTTGTCAACATCCACATATTCGTATGAGAGAATGGGGAGTGGAAGCTATTACATACCTTGTGAAAATGGCACTTCAGCATAAATATCCTCAGCCTTTACGCGATAATCAA AAGTTGCAGACTTTACTTCTAGGACCATTATCGGAATTATCATCGGTACGTCATGGTGATGTAAGACAACGTCAATTGGAGTGTGTTTTACAAGTATTACATGGTGCAGGAGAGACATTATATCATGGCTGGCCGTTGGTACTCGGTATCATCGGAGCAGTATCAGATCATCATGG AGAAGCTTTAGTTAGAATAGCCTTCCAATGCTTACAATTGGTAGTAACCGATTTCCTACCAGTGATGCCTTGGCGGTGTCTTCCACTTTGTGTAGACACAGCTGCCAAGTTTGGTTCACAAACGCAAGAATTAAATATCTCACTTACTGCTGTTGGATTAATG TGGAATATAAgtgattatttttatcaaaatcaaGAAAAACTCTGTATTTCCCTAAAAGGAGACTCATCATCCGTATTTCCGGATTTTCCTGGTACAACAAACATGCCAGCGTTTGATAAACTTTGGATGTGCCTATATGCGAGATTAG GAGACTTATGCGTGGATCCCCGACCTGCAGTGCGCAAATCAGCCAGTCAAACTTTATTTTCTACTATATCTGCTCACGGTAGTTTGTTGCATCAACCAACATGGCAAGCTGTGCTCTGGCAGGTTCTTTTTCCATTATTAGATAAAGTGAGGAGTTTATCTAATTCCGCTAGTAGCGAAAAGGTCGACACCAGTGGAAACATACTTATTCATCACAGCAGGAATACAGCACAGAAGCAATGGGCTGAAACACAG GTGTTGACATTGAGTGGTGTAGGAAGAGTATTTAACACAAAACGTCAACTTTTACAAATGTTGGGAGATTTTCCTAGAGCTTGGTCTCTTTTATTAGAATTTATAGAAAATTCAGCACTCAGTAAAAATAACGAG GTATCATTGGCAGCTTTAAAATCATTTCAAGAGATCTTGTATCTCCAAAAAGGAAGTGATAATAATGAAGTTATTCAATCAAATGATACTGAAGCATTGTGGATCGTTGCATGGCGAGTATGGCTTAATATCGGAATGGAAAGTACAACACCACCTCAAGAAGGCGAAACAGAACCGTACAtaccttcgcaagcatttctaaCAGCGTTGGTCCATATATTCCCAGCTGTTTTTCAACACATCAGAAACAA ATTTACCGGTTTGGATTTACAAAAACTTTGCATTGTGCTAAAAAATGCAGTCGCGGTTCCGGTACACGGTGAGTCAGCACCGTTTATCTTACCTACAATGCCAGATGTCGTTCTTACTCATTTACAGGATGGTGTGCTTCATTCCATGGAACTTTTGCAAAag GAAGCACTAAATGGGCCTGATAATCTGCGAACAATGATCGTTCTAATATTTCTCCAGCTCTTAAGTTTTTCAAAATTGGCTTGTGAAGCACCTACGTATGGTAAAATACCAACAAAACACATTTCCCAGGTTAGAGGTGTATCT GCTGATTGGGTGATCATGAATTATGTTCCTTTTGGAGAAAAAGCCTTATCAATGGTCGTATCGCTGTATCAAAAAACAGCGCATGAAATGGCAGTGATAGATGGACAAGTTCTAAAGCACATTATAGAAGCGTTGCACGTGCCTTTGTCAATAAAGTATACATGTCCGTCACCAACAACGTGGAAATTGGCTGTTACTAGTCTGCTTGCTGTTCTACATACTGGTTTGCCCCTAGCCAGAAAATATCCAGAACAATTTCAAAGTATGTGGCCGGAACTGGCAAATACTCTAGATGACTTTTTATTTCCAAAGag CGTACTGAATGTGGAACGAGGTGTCGAAGAAATTCAAGCGGATGAAGCTGTAGATTGTCAAGTGATGGAACTTCTACGTGATGAAGTTTTACCACATTCTCAACATATACCTCATCAATTTATCTTACGAGTAGTAATGCTTTTAAACAAAGGTTCCATACattcagcaacaacaacaaataTTG AGAATGGTAATGAAACTAAATTAAGAGAAGAATTCGCAAAAACATGTTTTGAAACATTGCTACAATTTTCTCTTTTGGATGGGTTAAATAACGAATCAGAGCACGATACGTCTAAAAATCCTGAAAACGATGAAGGAGGCGTAGCAGGACGATTAGCAGTCACTGCCCTCCTTCATAGGTTCCAAGAAGTTTTACGGCGATATATAGAAAATGAAAGGCGAAGTGGAAAATGTCCATTACCTAG GTACAGATTATCTGAAATTTCATTTGTTTTGAAAGCTGTTGCAACACTTGTAGTATCGCTAAAAAAAGCGCCTCCAAATAAAG ttGAAAAGTCAGTATGGGAGCAGTTAATCGGATTATATCCTTGTTTAGTAGAGTGTACAATTGCTACAGCATCAGGCCAAGTTTCAAGATCATTACGAGAGGCCTTGCTGCAATACCATGATCTATTAAGGCCACCGATTCACAGTTCCACAACATCAAACGGTGTTTGA